A region from the Acidiferrobacter sp. SPIII_3 genome encodes:
- a CDS encoding antitoxin codes for MRTTVDIDDPILKKLKRPQRREGKSLGRLVSDLLALALATTRERGSQPAAPVFTWIARPMRGRVDLADKHALIDTRDDLRR; via the coding sequence ATGCGTACCACTGTCGACATTGATGATCCGATCCTTAAGAAGTTAAAGCGCCCGCAGCGGCGTGAGGGCAAGTCTCTGGGACGGTTGGTATCAGATCTGCTGGCCCTTGCGCTCGCGACCACCCGGGAGCGCGGTTCACAACCGGCGGCGCCGGTTTTCACATGGATCGCGCGACCGATGCGTGGACGTGTCGATCTGGCCGATAAGCACGCGCTCATCGATACCAGGGACGACCTGAGGCGATGA
- a CDS encoding glutathione S-transferase family protein, translating to MLEEVGVPYEAVVLDFATTLKGADYHAINPMGKVPAIRHGDTVVTEVAAICAYLADAFPAAGLAPPPLSRERGPYYRWLFFVAGPLEAATSNKALGFIVPPERERMIGYGRYEDVMDALEAVTQGARPYLLGDQFTAADVYVGSHLAYGMQFGTIEACPAFECYCATLAARPARQRAIRIDDALAQ from the coding sequence ATGCTCGAAGAGGTGGGTGTCCCTTATGAAGCGGTGGTGCTCGACTTTGCGACGACGTTGAAGGGTGCGGACTACCACGCCATCAACCCCATGGGCAAAGTTCCAGCTATCCGCCATGGCGACACCGTCGTCACCGAGGTGGCGGCGATCTGCGCCTATCTGGCCGATGCCTTTCCGGCGGCGGGACTCGCGCCGCCGCCCCTCAGTCGTGAGCGCGGGCCGTACTATCGCTGGCTTTTCTTTGTTGCGGGCCCTCTCGAAGCCGCGACGAGTAATAAGGCGCTTGGTTTCATCGTGCCGCCGGAGCGCGAGCGCATGATCGGCTACGGCCGTTACGAAGATGTCATGGATGCCCTTGAGGCGGTGACGCAGGGGGCGCGACCGTATTTGCTGGGTGACCAGTTTACCGCGGCCGATGTGTACGTCGGTTCCCATCTGGCGTACGGCATGCAGTTTGGCACCATCGAAGCGTGTCCGGCGTTCGAGTGTTATTGTGCGACACTCGCCGCTCGACCGGCGAGACAGCGTGCTATCCGGATTGATGACGCGTTGGCGCAGTAG
- a CDS encoding glutathione S-transferase family protein has product MAQSPDRGVPRHLTMRRGLNDQATGTLTAADSDNARRAVMTVRHLNASIDLALVDWQKGEQHRPRFVKWNPNGRAPAREDNGFVLRESHAIRQYLADKPPRQTIHLAKTRVRADVNHWLSWCGPHLTLAVGSLHREYAIKGATGRRPQTVLQSSATKTWSASSARSSIHTSPVEDGFVTAQPRSRISLLSPPLRVCGPLTRPRGSSLARSPTCAVGGPECRPSMPERERVLPWRMRAAHEHGAGMHAHRA; this is encoded by the coding sequence ATGGCTCAATCGCCCGACCGAGGAGTGCCAAGACACCTCACAATGCGACGCGGCCTAAATGATCAGGCGACAGGTACCTTGACAGCCGCCGACTCCGACAACGCCCGCCGAGCGGTCATGACGGTGCGGCATCTCAACGCATCGATTGATCTGGCCCTCGTCGATTGGCAAAAAGGGGAGCAGCATCGGCCGCGTTTTGTGAAATGGAATCCCAACGGCCGCGCGCCCGCGCGCGAAGACAACGGTTTCGTCCTGCGGGAATCCCATGCCATCAGGCAGTATCTGGCGGACAAGCCGCCGAGGCAGACCATTCATCTGGCGAAGACGCGCGTGCGGGCCGACGTCAACCACTGGCTCTCCTGGTGCGGCCCACATCTCACGCTGGCCGTTGGGAGTCTGCATAGGGAGTATGCCATAAAGGGCGCGACCGGACGGAGGCCCCAGACCGTGCTGCAGTCCAGCGCGACGAAGACATGGTCCGCGAGTTCGGCAAGGTCCTCGATACACACCTCACCGGTCGAGGACGGGTTTGTGACAGCGCAGCCGCGCTCACGGATCTCGCTATTGTCACCCCCTTTACGGGTTTGCGGACCGCTGACGCGCCCAAGAGGCTCCTCATTGGCTCGTTCGCCCACATGCGCCGTTGGCGGCCCGGAGTGCAGGCCCTCGATGCCCGAAAGGGAACGGGTGTTGCCGTGGCGCATGCGGGCAGCTCATGAACACGGCGCAGGCATGCACGCCCATCGCGCATAA
- a CDS encoding IS3 family transposase — MMRYAKERKESVIRKMLATPDLSIPELARETGISCWTLYDWRKTIRPKEAADMPGGRPPVKRQAAQKLTVVVETAGLNEAELGEYCRRHGLYPEEVKAWRTDACQALEGGSISTKAHREALMAEQRQRKVLERELARKDKALAETAALLALRKKAAAIWGTRRTHDQHPRSPSRRYADSRGRSRRGPQAGRLQRAWYYTSDLGALDADGGRGLRPAAAGASARTPNRLSEAERAEALRVVNEPRFASLPPTQIVPRLADEGRYIASESTLYRLLRAANQLAHRGRAKTPDTRPIPRHRARGANTLWCWDISYLPGPVSGQFFFLYLVLDIYSRKIVAHEVHEEESGDHAAALIRQALVREGVTDRRPLVLHQDNGSPMKASTFVATLDALGVRRSYSRPGVSDDNAYAESLFRTCKYRPGYPGAFGSLAKARAWMLAFVRWYNHHHKHRNLKFVSPAERHTGADHAIFAHRTRIYEAARAQHPERWSRSIRNWSLPAEVWLNRPTEECQDTSQCDAA, encoded by the coding sequence ATGATGCGCTACGCCAAAGAACGGAAGGAGTCGGTGATCCGCAAGATGCTGGCCACCCCTGACCTGTCCATCCCAGAGCTCGCCCGGGAGACGGGCATCTCTTGCTGGACGCTGTATGATTGGCGCAAGACAATACGCCCAAAGGAGGCAGCGGATATGCCGGGAGGAAGGCCGCCCGTGAAACGCCAGGCCGCGCAGAAGCTTACCGTGGTGGTGGAGACCGCGGGCTTGAATGAAGCCGAGCTCGGCGAATATTGCCGCCGACACGGCCTCTACCCCGAGGAGGTCAAGGCATGGCGCACGGACGCCTGTCAGGCCCTGGAGGGTGGGTCCATATCCACCAAGGCGCACCGGGAAGCGCTTATGGCCGAGCAGAGGCAGCGCAAGGTCCTAGAGCGTGAGCTCGCCCGCAAGGACAAGGCGCTGGCGGAGACCGCCGCGCTGCTTGCCTTACGAAAAAAAGCCGCGGCGATCTGGGGGACGAGGAGGACGCATGATCAGCACCCCAGATCGCCAAGCCGCCGTTATGCTGATTCACGAGGCCGTAGCCGCCGGGGCCCGCAAGCGGGTCGCCTGCAGAGAGCTTGGTATTACACTTCGGACCTTGGAGCGCTGGACGCAGACGGGGGTCGTGGGCTCCGACCGGCGGCCGCAGGCGCATCGGCCCGTACCCCCAATCGCCTCTCGGAGGCCGAGCGGGCCGAAGCCCTGCGTGTGGTCAACGAACCGCGCTTTGCAAGCCTGCCGCCTACCCAGATCGTGCCACGGCTGGCCGACGAGGGGCGCTATATCGCCTCCGAATCCACGCTCTATCGCCTGCTGCGCGCCGCCAACCAGCTGGCGCACAGGGGCCGCGCGAAGACGCCCGATACCCGTCCCATCCCACGTCACCGCGCGCGGGGCGCCAATACGCTGTGGTGCTGGGACATCTCATACCTGCCCGGCCCCGTAAGCGGCCAATTCTTCTTTCTGTATCTCGTGCTCGACATCTACTCGCGCAAGATCGTCGCCCACGAGGTCCATGAGGAGGAGTCCGGGGATCACGCCGCCGCCCTGATCCGTCAGGCACTCGTGCGCGAGGGCGTGACGGACAGGCGGCCGCTCGTACTCCATCAGGATAACGGCAGTCCCATGAAGGCCTCCACCTTCGTCGCGACCCTCGATGCGCTCGGCGTGCGTCGTTCGTACAGCCGTCCGGGTGTGTCCGACGACAACGCCTATGCCGAAAGCCTGTTCCGCACCTGCAAATACCGCCCCGGCTATCCGGGCGCCTTCGGAAGCCTCGCAAAGGCGCGAGCCTGGATGCTCGCCTTCGTGCGTTGGTATAACCACCACCACAAGCATCGCAACCTGAAATTTGTGAGTCCCGCGGAGCGTCATACGGGCGCCGACCACGCCATCTTCGCCCATCGCACCCGGATCTACGAGGCCGCCCGCGCGCAACATCCCGAACGCTGGAGCCGTAGCATCCGGAACTGGTCCTTGCCTGCCGAAGTATGGCTCAATCGCCCGACCGAGGAGTGCCAAGACACCTCACAATGCGACGCGGCCTAA
- a CDS encoding YafY family protein produces the protein MSKTTRLFKLMDALRGRRRAVAAAQLAEELSVSLRTVYRDVQTLVGLGAPIDGEAGVGYRLRAGFFLPPLMFNAEELEALVLGTRWVKGQGDPTLARAVDSALAKIATASPKDLREEIAEIGLWAPRFGKATEQVTSLGALREAIRHERKLKIRYVNLAGVETERVIWPVALAFFEGVQLVAAWCELRGDFRHFRADRIARLETTGATYPRPRRELARLWEQQREARNPAGRADDTADRN, from the coding sequence ATGAGCAAAACAACGCGTCTTTTTAAGCTCATGGACGCTTTGCGCGGCCGGAGACGCGCCGTCGCGGCGGCGCAGCTGGCCGAGGAGCTCTCCGTATCCCTGCGCACGGTCTATCGCGATGTGCAGACACTGGTCGGGCTCGGCGCACCCATAGATGGCGAGGCGGGGGTCGGTTATCGGCTGCGTGCCGGGTTCTTCCTGCCGCCACTCATGTTCAACGCCGAGGAACTGGAGGCGCTTGTTCTCGGCACTCGCTGGGTGAAAGGGCAAGGCGACCCGACGCTTGCGCGGGCTGTCGATTCGGCGTTGGCGAAGATCGCCACCGCATCGCCCAAAGACCTGCGCGAAGAGATCGCCGAGATCGGCCTGTGGGCGCCAAGATTCGGGAAAGCAACGGAACAGGTGACTAGCCTGGGCGCTCTCAGGGAGGCCATCCGTCATGAGCGCAAGCTCAAGATCCGTTACGTTAATCTCGCCGGAGTCGAAACGGAGCGTGTGATCTGGCCGGTGGCGCTCGCATTCTTCGAGGGTGTGCAGCTGGTGGCCGCCTGGTGCGAGTTGAGAGGAGACTTCCGGCACTTCCGCGCTGACCGGATCGCGCGTCTTGAGACCACCGGCGCCACGTATCCTCGGCCACGGAGGGAGCTCGCAAGGCTTTGGGAACAACAGCGTGAAGCACGCAATCCCGCCGGTAGGGCGGACGACACTGCTGACAGAAACTGA
- a CDS encoding glycoside hydrolase family 15 protein — protein sequence MYSRKAPSATWRHPVWSTARKDCVGTALGASKVWFTMGHGIVTEVFYPSIDIPQIRDLGFIIADDQGFWQELKTLPDPHIDFHDPHVPLPTTTHHHPRFEMTFRVCPDPQRDVLLIDFTLRGDNAMRPYVLCAARLGEDAQRNHAWAGTWAGRPVLWAEQGPFGLALTCRTANGDAALICRSVGEVGVSDLWQDFHQHGRMSWQYDEAGPGEVALAAELPRSGTLALGLGSSKEAAATNAWSSLAQGFGPCLNLYTARWQAWHASHPPPSQLARHLPAAIETLYIRSANVLKIHEDRTFPGALVASLSIPWGEASDSLGGYHLVWSRDLVESAGALLAIGAHVEARQVLTYLISTQQADGHWFQNQWLGGKPFWQGVQLDEAGFPVLLAAALDAQHALNDIPIRDMVFRALRFIVREGPVTRQDRWEEDSGINAFTLAVVIAALVEGAPYLDDKARALALMVADHWNTRIEAWTYAKGGDFAHQFGVTGHYIRVTPADILRDCRADQEMVPIKNRSDNPQLAADKQVSNDFLQLVRYGLRRADDPRIAESIVVMDGLLKSDTPSGPVWHRYNDDGYGEHIDGSPFDGSGVGRGWPLLVGERGHYAICAGEDPLPYLQAMSRMTGAGGLLPEQVWDSPPIPERGLFPGAPSGSAMPLVWAHAEFVKLCHSHLLGYPVDRPVHTFARYQGLRPHLDFRLWTLKERPRDIKADEELRVLLPTPFVVHFGHNGWRDLTDIPSEDYGLAHLAILPTRTMTAGTVMDFTIHWADGTWLGEDIHIDITGGSA from the coding sequence ATGTATTCACGCAAGGCACCATCTGCCACATGGCGGCATCCCGTCTGGTCGACCGCCCGCAAAGATTGTGTCGGCACAGCGCTGGGCGCCTCCAAGGTCTGGTTCACGATGGGACACGGTATCGTCACCGAGGTCTTTTACCCCAGCATCGATATTCCGCAGATCCGTGACCTCGGCTTTATCATCGCCGACGATCAAGGATTCTGGCAGGAACTGAAGACCCTACCGGATCCCCATATCGACTTCCACGACCCCCACGTGCCTCTGCCCACCACGACCCACCATCATCCCCGCTTCGAAATGACATTCCGCGTCTGTCCCGATCCCCAACGCGACGTCCTGCTGATCGATTTCACACTCCGCGGTGACAACGCCATGCGTCCCTATGTCCTGTGTGCAGCTCGCCTCGGCGAGGATGCGCAACGTAACCATGCATGGGCCGGCACATGGGCCGGGCGTCCCGTGTTGTGGGCGGAACAGGGACCATTTGGTCTCGCTTTGACTTGCCGAACAGCAAATGGCGACGCGGCTCTTATCTGCCGTTCAGTGGGCGAGGTAGGGGTCAGTGATCTCTGGCAGGACTTTCATCAGCATGGGCGCATGTCCTGGCAGTACGACGAAGCGGGGCCCGGCGAAGTAGCCCTGGCTGCGGAACTTCCACGCTCCGGGACACTGGCACTTGGCCTTGGCAGCAGCAAGGAGGCGGCCGCCACCAACGCCTGGTCATCACTTGCCCAGGGATTCGGCCCATGTCTCAATCTCTATACCGCACGCTGGCAGGCCTGGCATGCGAGCCATCCCCCGCCCTCGCAACTCGCCCGCCATCTACCGGCCGCCATCGAGACCCTTTATATCCGTTCGGCCAATGTGCTGAAGATTCACGAAGACCGCACCTTCCCCGGGGCCTTGGTGGCCAGTCTGTCGATCCCCTGGGGCGAGGCCAGTGATAGCCTGGGTGGCTATCACCTCGTATGGTCACGCGACCTGGTGGAGAGCGCCGGGGCCCTGCTTGCCATCGGCGCTCACGTCGAGGCCCGCCAGGTCCTCACCTACCTCATCAGCACCCAGCAGGCCGACGGTCACTGGTTTCAGAATCAATGGCTTGGTGGAAAACCCTTTTGGCAAGGCGTGCAACTCGATGAGGCCGGATTTCCTGTACTGTTGGCCGCCGCCCTTGACGCCCAGCACGCACTGAACGATATCCCCATCCGCGACATGGTTTTTCGGGCACTGCGCTTTATCGTTCGCGAGGGCCCCGTCACCCGCCAGGACCGGTGGGAAGAAGACAGCGGTATCAACGCCTTTACTCTGGCGGTCGTGATCGCAGCGCTCGTGGAAGGCGCCCCCTACCTCGACGATAAGGCGCGCGCGCTCGCACTGATGGTCGCCGATCACTGGAATACGCGCATCGAGGCCTGGACCTATGCCAAGGGGGGCGACTTTGCCCACCAGTTTGGGGTCACCGGCCACTATATCCGCGTGACCCCCGCCGACATACTGCGCGACTGTCGTGCCGACCAGGAGATGGTGCCGATCAAGAACCGGTCAGACAATCCGCAGCTGGCCGCCGATAAGCAGGTCTCCAACGATTTTTTGCAGCTTGTCCGCTACGGCTTGCGCCGCGCAGACGATCCGCGGATAGCGGAGTCTATCGTCGTCATGGATGGCCTGCTAAAGAGCGACACCCCAAGCGGCCCTGTCTGGCATCGCTACAATGACGATGGTTATGGTGAACATATCGACGGCTCCCCTTTCGATGGCAGCGGCGTCGGACGCGGCTGGCCGCTTTTGGTGGGAGAACGCGGCCACTACGCGATCTGCGCGGGCGAAGACCCGTTGCCCTACCTGCAGGCGATGAGTCGCATGACGGGGGCCGGCGGACTCTTGCCCGAGCAGGTCTGGGATAGCCCGCCCATACCCGAACGCGGGCTATTTCCCGGCGCGCCGAGCGGGTCGGCGATGCCTTTGGTTTGGGCGCACGCCGAATTCGTCAAGCTCTGTCACAGCCACCTGCTCGGATATCCGGTCGACCGTCCGGTTCACACGTTCGCGCGTTACCAGGGCCTGCGGCCCCATCTCGATTTTCGTCTATGGACCCTGAAAGAACGCCCACGCGACATCAAGGCCGATGAGGAACTGCGCGTCCTGCTGCCGACACCATTTGTCGTACATTTCGGTCACAACGGCTGGCGGGACCTGACCGACATCCCATCCGAAGATTATGGTCTCGCCCATCTGGCAATCCTGCCGACGCGGACGATGACGGCCGGCACCGTCATGGATTTCACGATTCACTGGGCAGACGGCACTTGGCTCGGCGAAGATATTCACATCGATATCACAGGAGGTAGCGCATGA
- the fabG gene encoding 3-oxoacyl-ACP reductase FabG produces the protein MITVDLSGRRALVTGASGGLGRAMAEMLAQAGAQIAVHYCKGQAQAEAVVQTITSQGGKAQAFAADLSDPAAVTTLMQQASAALGGLDILVNNAGFDGQRAPVGEDDPAHWQKVLAVDLLGPYYCARAVLPHMIKARRGVIINITSVHEFIPWEGYSAYTSAKAGLSMFTKTLAQETADKAIRVVAIAPGAIQTPINEAVWNDPNALKDLDDKISMGRLGTPTEIASVVTFLASDLASYITGTTIAVDGGMLIYPEFRHGG, from the coding sequence ATGATTACGGTAGATCTTTCCGGGCGGCGGGCGCTCGTGACAGGGGCGAGCGGGGGTCTGGGGCGGGCGATGGCGGAAATGCTGGCCCAGGCGGGCGCCCAGATAGCGGTTCATTACTGCAAGGGACAAGCGCAAGCCGAGGCGGTGGTGCAAACCATCACCAGCCAAGGCGGCAAGGCTCAGGCCTTCGCCGCTGACCTCTCCGATCCCGCCGCCGTCACTACCCTCATGCAGCAAGCGAGCGCTGCCCTGGGAGGACTCGACATCCTTGTCAATAACGCGGGCTTCGATGGTCAACGGGCACCGGTCGGCGAAGACGACCCCGCACACTGGCAGAAAGTTCTGGCCGTCGACCTGCTCGGACCCTATTACTGCGCGCGAGCCGTCCTCCCTCACATGATCAAGGCCAGGCGCGGAGTCATCATCAATATCACATCAGTCCATGAATTCATTCCCTGGGAAGGCTATAGCGCTTACACGAGCGCCAAGGCCGGCTTGTCGATGTTCACCAAAACCCTGGCCCAGGAAACCGCCGACAAGGCGATCCGCGTGGTGGCGATCGCACCGGGCGCCATCCAGACGCCGATCAACGAGGCGGTCTGGAATGATCCGAATGCCCTCAAGGATCTCGATGACAAGATTTCTATGGGGCGCCTCGGTACACCCACAGAGATCGCCTCGGTGGTGACCTTCCTGGCAAGCGATCTGGCAAGTTACATTACCGGTACCACCATAGCCGTCGATGGTGGCATGCTGATCTATCCGGAATTCCGACATGGCGGGTAG
- a CDS encoding sugar MFS transporter produces the protein MLIPALGGILHRAPYHLNNSTYGLLYFPEILGAIVAALAAGALLLRFQTTGLFRLGAMANAVAMALLVAAFFAHGTLVVILLLTETLMLGIGFGLTNAMINRAASRLFQKSATSAVTILNAVIGGATAMSPLLLAGFGHVLAWVLWPALLCLAWLILPLLPEPEDSAPERGGLRAWRPSMLPFAAAILLYAICEGSFGSWANVLVSVDHHLPAATGALALSLFWGGMTVARFVFGAIDHFIHRRLLYQAVPLGIATCFLVIPELRSGTHFLLGFAVAGAACGIYYPYSMSYGIASHPQEGTQMAGLLVGSLMIGEGIGSFGLGPLQHWLSLATIYHLSALWAIPLMVLAWRNSRTLAPEIRHG, from the coding sequence GTGCTGATTCCGGCGCTCGGCGGCATCCTGCACCGTGCACCCTACCATCTGAATAATAGCACCTATGGTCTTTTGTACTTCCCTGAGATCCTGGGCGCGATCGTGGCGGCCCTGGCCGCAGGGGCGCTCTTGCTGCGCTTTCAGACCACCGGCCTGTTCCGCCTGGGCGCCATGGCCAACGCCGTCGCCATGGCGCTGCTTGTTGCAGCCTTTTTTGCGCACGGCACCCTGGTGGTCATCCTGCTGCTGACCGAAACCCTGATGCTGGGGATTGGTTTTGGTCTCACCAATGCCATGATCAATCGCGCCGCCTCCCGTCTCTTCCAGAAATCCGCCACCAGCGCGGTGACGATCCTGAATGCCGTCATTGGCGGCGCCACGGCTATGTCCCCTCTCCTGCTCGCAGGTTTCGGTCATGTCCTGGCGTGGGTGCTGTGGCCAGCCCTTCTGTGCCTTGCCTGGCTCATTCTTCCCCTCTTGCCCGAACCGGAAGACAGCGCACCTGAACGGGGTGGACTGCGCGCCTGGCGTCCATCGATGCTGCCGTTTGCCGCAGCCATCCTGCTGTACGCGATTTGCGAAGGCAGTTTTGGCAGCTGGGCCAATGTCCTCGTGAGTGTCGACCACCACCTGCCGGCGGCCACCGGCGCGCTGGCTTTGTCGCTTTTCTGGGGCGGCATGACGGTTGCGCGTTTTGTGTTCGGCGCGATCGATCACTTCATCCATCGGCGCCTCCTCTACCAAGCCGTGCCGCTTGGTATAGCCACCTGCTTTCTGGTGATCCCGGAACTGCGGTCAGGCACGCACTTCTTGCTGGGCTTCGCCGTCGCCGGCGCAGCCTGCGGCATTTATTATCCTTACTCCATGAGCTATGGCATCGCATCCCACCCCCAGGAAGGCACGCAGATGGCCGGCCTCTTGGTTGGCAGCCTTATGATCGGCGAAGGGATCGGTTCATTTGGTTTGGGTCCATTGCAACACTGGCTGTCGCTGGCAACGATCTATCACCTGTCCGCCCTGTGGGCGATCCCGCTGATGGTGCTCGCCTGGCGCAACAGCCGGACGCTGGCGCCAGAGATCCGTCATGGCTAA
- a CDS encoding NAD(P)/FAD-dependent oxidoreductase has translation MAKHVLILGGGFAGLAAARALQGTPCTVTLVDHNNYHLFQPLLYQVATGELPTEAIATPLRPLLAPTGAHFRLGRVLAIDLAARTVQLAENATLSYDYLIVALGSVTNFFGHADLALHAFDLKGVEVAEQARSRILYAFERAMSCTAAAERSAWLTFVVAGGGATGVEFAAALLELIRILIRRRYPDLQKTPPRVVLIQGGSALLPGFAPSLQAAAAAKIRALHGDILFDTHVTAYDGQTVQSPSVAPLPARTLVWTAGVRAHPLTAALPGADPHSGRVVTDARLRVSDHPEVFVVGDGLASRHQPPWPQVAPLAIESGRYAATVIRAALLQRPPPPPFIYRDPGSMVVLGRYDAVCQIDRWHIRWRGPGAWLLWIGLHLYRIMGTRNRVLTLIDWAADYGSHGNAIEIIRKGQP, from the coding sequence ATGGCTAAACACGTGCTGATTCTCGGAGGGGGATTTGCCGGGCTCGCGGCGGCACGGGCACTACAAGGCACCCCTTGCACCGTGACGCTCGTTGATCACAACAATTACCACCTGTTCCAACCGCTCCTCTATCAGGTCGCCACCGGCGAACTGCCGACAGAGGCAATCGCCACGCCGCTGCGGCCATTGCTGGCACCGACCGGCGCACACTTTCGGCTGGGGCGTGTCCTTGCCATCGACCTCGCCGCTCGCACTGTCCAGCTCGCCGAAAACGCCACCCTCTCCTATGATTATCTGATAGTGGCCTTGGGCAGCGTCACGAATTTCTTTGGTCATGCCGACCTGGCCCTGCATGCCTTCGACCTGAAGGGGGTGGAAGTCGCCGAACAGGCGCGCTCGCGCATTCTTTATGCCTTTGAACGGGCCATGAGCTGCACAGCCGCCGCCGAGCGCTCGGCTTGGCTTACGTTTGTGGTCGCCGGAGGGGGTGCCACTGGGGTGGAGTTCGCCGCGGCCCTCCTGGAACTCATACGGATCCTGATACGCAGACGTTACCCCGACCTCCAGAAGACCCCACCGCGCGTTGTGCTGATTCAAGGGGGATCGGCACTGCTACCGGGTTTTGCGCCGTCGCTGCAGGCGGCAGCCGCCGCCAAGATCCGGGCACTGCACGGCGATATTCTGTTCGATACGCATGTTACCGCCTATGACGGCCAGACGGTACAAAGCCCCTCGGTCGCACCCTTGCCGGCCCGCACCCTGGTGTGGACGGCCGGCGTACGCGCCCACCCACTGACAGCCGCCCTGCCAGGAGCGGATCCCCACAGCGGTCGCGTCGTCACAGATGCCCGGCTCCGGGTGAGCGATCACCCCGAGGTCTTCGTGGTCGGTGATGGTCTCGCCTCGCGCCATCAACCTCCGTGGCCCCAGGTGGCACCGCTTGCTATTGAAAGCGGGCGGTACGCGGCGACGGTCATTCGCGCCGCGCTCCTGCAACGCCCTCCGCCACCTCCTTTCATCTACCGAGATCCCGGCAGCATGGTGGTGCTGGGCCGCTACGACGCCGTCTGCCAAATCGACCGCTGGCACATACGCTGGCGAGGCCCCGGCGCCTGGCTTTTATGGATCGGTCTGCATCTTTATCGCATCATGGGTACGCGCAATCGTGTCCTGACCCTTATTGACTGGGCGGCCGACTACGGAAGCCACGGAAATGCCATAGAAATCATCCGCAAGGGACAACCCTGA
- a CDS encoding DUF2283 domain-containing protein, with amino-acid sequence MKIQYFRDTDTLYIEFRSADIAETRDLDENTLLDIDTQGQICGITIEHASDRADIPQFSFEQVAA; translated from the coding sequence ATGAAAATCCAATACTTCCGGGACACCGATACGCTTTATATTGAGTTTCGTTCTGCGGATATCGCGGAAACACGGGATCTTGATGAGAACACGTTGCTGGATATTGATACGCAGGGCCAAATCTGCGGTATCACCATTGAGCACGCCAGTGACCGCGCGGATATCCCTCAGTTTTCCTTTGAACAGGTAGCAGCCTAA
- a CDS encoding cupin domain-containing protein — translation MKQAPVKAASIPPPDKTTVYPHPFAARVAGRMKRKLGDHFGLTNFGVNLTELAPGALSALLHHHSKQDEFVYIVEGTPTLVLDKAEYTLKPGDCVGFKAGDGIAHQLINRSREPVIYLEVGDRTEGDETSYPYDDLKARFVKGAWQLAHKDGRPY, via the coding sequence ATGAAACAAGCCCCCGTCAAAGCGGCGTCCATTCCGCCGCCCGACAAGACAACGGTCTACCCGCATCCCTTTGCCGCGCGTGTTGCGGGTCGGATGAAACGCAAGCTCGGCGATCATTTCGGTCTTACGAATTTTGGCGTCAATCTCACCGAACTTGCGCCCGGGGCCCTGTCCGCGCTTCTCCACCACCACTCGAAACAAGACGAATTCGTGTATATCGTGGAGGGCACTCCAACCCTCGTGCTGGACAAAGCGGAATACACGCTGAAGCCCGGGGACTGCGTGGGGTTCAAAGCGGGCGATGGCATTGCGCACCAGCTCATCAATCGCTCCCGCGAACCGGTCATTTATCTTGAAGTCGGGGATCGCACGGAAGGCGATGAGACATCATACCCCTACGACGACCTGAAGGCCCGATTCGTCAAGGGGGCATGGCAGCTGGCGCATAAGGATGGCCGGCCGTACTGA